The Tenebrio molitor chromosome 5, icTenMoli1.1, whole genome shotgun sequence genome has a segment encoding these proteins:
- the LOC138132257 gene encoding O-glucosyltransferase rumi homolog, whose amino-acid sequence MIYSNFKFLFLLSVTLCSASDVCLVNEKGNCNTSKINMYSKDINNKYLKYKNLINTAKENYRPCDETKCSCHSPVISNDLKTFKKGITQQLINNVKTKGTKYQIIDHHLYRDKNCMFPARCAGIEHFLLRLLPKLPDMEFIINTRDWPQIHKKYGVFGPVFSFSKTSDYHDIMYPAWAFWEGGPAISLYPRGIGRWDVHRDLLGRIGNKTAWNDKFPKGFFRGSRTSGERDPLVLLSREKPNLVDAQYTKNQAWKSDADTLHQPPASEVSFEDHCKYKYLYNFRGVAASFRFKHILLCKSLVFHVGNEWMEFFYPALKPWIHYVPVEANATKEKLEELLDFIIKHDDIAKEIAENGYNVIWNNLKLSDVTCYWRKLLKKYAALLTYQPQLDKNLIEIRN is encoded by the exons atgatatactccaactttaaatttttatttttattatctgtaACATTATGTAGTGCAAGTGATGTGTGCTTGGTAAATGAAAAAGGAAACTGCAATACGTCGAAAATTAATATGTATTCAAAAG atattaataataaatatttaaaatacaagAATCTAATTAACACAGCTAAAGAAAATTACAGACCTTGTGACGAAACAAAATGCAGTTGCCATTCTCCTGTAATATCGAATGAtctgaaaacatttaaaaaaggaATTACTCAACAGTTAATAAACAATGTTAAGACCAA AGGAACAAAGTATCAAATTATAGATCATCATTTGTATAGAGACAAAAACTGTATGTTTCCTGCAAGATGTGCAGGGAtcgaacattttttgttgagaCTTTTACCTAAGTTACCAGATAtggaatttataataaatactCGAGATTGGccacaaattcacaaaaaatatgGTGTTTTTGGACCAGTATTTTCATTTAGTAAAACCAGTGACTATCATGACATAATGTACCCAGCTTGGGCTTTCTGGGAAGGTGGTCCTGCTATTTCTCTATATCCTAGGGGAATAG GGCGTTGGGATGTACACAGAGATTTGTTGGGAAGAATAGGCAATAAAACTGCTTGGAATGATAAATTTCCTAAAGGATTTTTTAGAGGGTCTAGAACAAGTGGAGAAAGAGATCCTTTAGTATTGTTATCAAGAGAAAAGCCAAACCTAGTTGATGCACAGTATACCAAAAACCAGGCTTGGAAATCAGATGCA gaTACTTTACACCAACCCCCAGCTTCAGAAGTTTCATTTGAAGACCACTGCAAATACAAATATCTTTATAATTTCAGAGGTGTAGCAGCTAGTTTTCGTTTTAAGCATATTCTGTTGTGTAAGTCCCTAGTTTTTCATGTGGGAAATGAATGgatggaatttttttatccTGCTTTAAAACCTTGGATTCATTATGTACCTGTTGAAGCAAATGCAACTAAGGAAAAACTAGAAGAATTACTAGACTTCATTATAAAGCATGATGACATTGCAAAAGAAATTGCTGAAAATGGGTATAATGTTATATGGAACAATCTCAAATTGAGTGATGTAACTTGTTACTGGCgcaaattacttaaaaaatatgcAGCATTGTTAACTTATCAACCACAGTTAGATAAGAATCTAATTGAAATTAGAAATTAA
- the LOC138132258 gene encoding uncharacterized protein codes for MQIFILLNLSVLILTVSSFGGSEDKFLKKYAMMKIYESCFGPEVVKQIRKEMKAACAKCSALETSPSPPSTNPPNTNVPENPPQLPNFDADKLHQAILAYRPNSPPPTPFYRPYAPSAGMAPFYSLPYANPAYPTPMIYPGFPQQSSQFSPYGGFPLVSQPFYGNRMSRDMDIKAQLEALTSKMSGRVKNITCVMQELGYLDENLEPNYHKISERISTLPVSDELKRDMQEGVTFCQQFSQCVPDVKRDKSPLSRELIRPMFFFKCYKHKKLEACIMKDVREKYAGVTDEEFDNDVELRRTGKAVNQSKSEKEINELVSSMYEFLYGSESNINIDGVL; via the exons ATGCAGATTTTTATACTGTTAAATTTATCGGTGCTCATACTCACCGTTTCTTCTTTTGGTGGGAGCGAAGATAAGTTCTTGAAGAAATATGCAATGATgaag ATTTATGAGAGCTGCTTCGGTCCTGAGGTTGTTAAACAAATTCGTAAGGAAATGAAAGCAGCTTGTGCGAAATGCTCAGCTTTGGAAACATCACCGTCGCCGCCATCAACTAACCCTCCCAACACCAATGTACCTGAAAATCCTCCTCAACTGCCGAATTTCGATGCAGACAAGTTGCACCAAGCGATTCTGGCTTATCGACCT AATTCGCCGCCGCCGACGCCGTTTTACCGACCTTACGCGCCTTCTGCAGGAATGGCGCCATTTTACAGTTTGCCCTACGCCAATCCAGCATATCCAACACCCATGATCTATCCTGGTTTTCCCCAACAATCCAGTCAATTTTCGCCGTATGGTGGTTTTCCTCTAGTTAGCCAACCGTTTTATGGCAATCGCATGTCG CGTGACATGGACATTAAAGCACAGTTGGAAGCTTTAACGTCGAAAATGAGTGGCCGAGTCAAAAACATTACATGCGTCATGCAAGAACTTGGATATTTGGATGAAAATCTGGAGCCAAACTATCATAAAATTTCCGAAAGGATTTCCACGTTGCCGGTGAGCGACGAGCTCAAGCGAGATATGCAAGAAGGAGTCACTTTTTGTCAGCAATTTTCA caATGCGTTCCGGATGTGAAGAGAGATAAATCACCACTCTCCCGTGAATTAATCCGACCAATGTTCTTCTTCAAATGTTACAAACATAAGAAATTAGAAGCTTGCATAATGAAAGATGTGAGAGAAAAGTACGCTGGTGTAACTGACGAAGAATTTGATAACGACGTCGAATTGAGAAGAACAGGAAAGGCAGTAAATCAATCAAAATCCGAAAAAGAGATTAACGAATTAGTTTCATCCATGTACGAATTTTTATATGGAAGCGAAAGTAACATCAACATTGACggagttttataa
- the LOC138132259 gene encoding uncharacterized protein, with protein sequence MADDSWDIDSIMEFHPCNRPHGMKDYVLSDLTAEQQIKLNVRKREQIRTDQKYLAAHPEIRGLIVMILRILLKSRPKFDIYEAIGQYFTKSSVDLKEEIYAYLEERQNILAVNSTIVIQKSKTASQDTSSVGYFRDEDEESEKLVQTEDMEEAEIPKEGAEELEDHIHNLGVRWEQAQKAKQTAEELEKISLSSTGKLCQGILNDILENVFEEVDAPSLGSIASVGFPVDYEDHAIGSIQSSEESLD encoded by the exons atggctGATGATTCGTGGGATATCGACTCTATCATGGAATTTCATCCATGCAACAGACCTCATGGCATGAAAGATTATGTTTTGTCAGATTTAACTGCAGaacaacaaattaagttaaacgTGAGAAAAAGAGAGCAAATTAGAACTGACCAAAAATACTTAGCGGCTCATCCAGAA ATCAGAGGTTTAATTGTAATGATTTTACGAATTCTGTTGAAATCGAGGCCTAAATTTGATATTTACGAAGCCATCGGTCAGTACTTTACAAAATCTTCGGTCGATCTTAAGGAAGAAATCTACGCTTATCTGGAAGAAAGG caaaatattttggcTGTCAACAGTACTATAGtaatacaaaaatcgaaaacagCTTCTCAAGACACGTCCAGTGTCGGATATTTCAGAGACGAAGACGAAGAGAGTGAAAAATTAGTACAAACTGAAGATATGGAAGAAGCAGAGATACCGAAAGAAGGAGCAGAAGAATTGGAGGATCATATTCACAATCTCGGTGTACGTTGGGAACAAGCGCAAAAAGCAAAGCAAACTGCAGAAGAACTAGAGAAAATAAGTTTGAGCTCAACTGGAAAGCTCTGTCAGGGTATCTTGAATGATATccttgaaaatgttttcgaagAA GTAGACGCTCCTTCGCTAGGTTCAATTGCAAGTGTTGGATTTCCTGTCGATTACGAAGACCACGCAATTGGGTCGATACAATCTTCAGAAGAATCCCTTGACTGA